The sequence below is a genomic window from Rhizobium gallicum bv. gallicum R602sp.
TTCCGGTCGAACTGCGTGGCGTGGCAGAGGATATCATCGCAGGATTCGAGCAGCTTCCGCCCGATCCCCACGGACAGACCTATGGCTTTTTCGACGGCCATGGATGGAACATGGCTTTCGACCGTGTGCGGGGCCGCCTCAACGGCATCTACGATTTTGCCGATTCCGGCTTTGGTCCGGTCCACCAGGAGTTCATCTATTCGAACTTCATATCGCCGGATCTCACCGAGCGGATCGCTGCGGCTTATGAAAAGGCGTCAGGCCGGACGCTCGACCGGCGCCGTATCGCGATCCTCACCGGTATTCATAGGCTGTCGGAACTGGCAGAGCTACCGGACGATTTTCGCCATACTCCGGCAATGACCCGCCATACCGTGATATGGCTCGAGACGATGTCGGGCCGCGGTTTCGCTGCGAGCTAATGGCGAAAGAGGCGGCGGAGACGATTTCAGACAACGGAACCAAAGAACCGAGCCGCGATGCTGGCGACTTCGTCGTGAATAGACCGCCGATCGATGCCGTCGGCATCCGTGAAAATGTCCGGTGCCAGTTTCCTGCCTTGAGGCGTCGGTTCCGGCATAAAAATGTAATGGTCAACTCCGCCTTTGAGAATATCCAGCCCAGCGCCCGGCAGAAGGCTGTGCAGCCAGCTGCAGCACTCCTGCGCAGGCGCGATGGTATCCGCATCACCGCCGACAATTCGAACCGGCTTTGCGATCCGCTTCAAGCTTTCGGCCGAAAAACCCAACACCGAGCGGCCAGGCGCAAGGACGAGGGCAGCATCAAATCGAGGGTCGCTATAGTCCTTTGATCTGCGGCTCCACGACTCGCGAAAAACGGCGCTGCGCTCCAGCAGGGGAGATATGTGGTCCGCCAGATTGGGAAACTCCCTCGGTCCACGGTGCGGGCTCTTGATCGGGTTTGCAGATTCAAACTGGGAATAGGCCACGCGTGCGCCCATCAGCAACATAGCCGTGTAGGCACCGGCGGAAAAACCAGCGACGCAGGCGTGAGCGCTGATCATTCCGCCCAGTTGCGTTCGCCAGCTGCGATCGTCAAGCATTGCACTTATGTCGCTTGCCCGTTCCCAGAGGCAGAGGAAGCCTTCCGGTCTATGGGGTTCGGCACCGGTGTGGCCGTGATGATTGACCGCAAGGGCGACGAAGCCCTGCTGCGCCAGGCGATGGGCCAGCCATTCGAGACCGGCGGCAACTCCCCCGGTGCCATGAGAGAGCAGCACGAGGGGATGGGGCCTCGCTGCCGGTTTAAGAGCCGCGTCACGCGCAACAGGCTTCAGCCAAAACCAAGATGCGTCAGATACGGGCGTCTCGATTGCGCCGTCATCCGCAGGATACCAGGCCGCCCAGGAAAGAGGCCGGGGGCCGCTACCGTCCCAATTCGTCCTGTTCGCATCAAGGCAGAGGCCCTTTGCTAAGCCCACCGGCATCTCATTGCTCCAATTCGCCAGCTATCCCGTCGCGTCCTACTTTCGCAAGAAGATGGACCAAAGGCCATCCAGCGAGGCGAGGCGGTGCTTAGCTTCGTTTCGAAAACAGCGATGCGAGACTTGGACGTGGAGAGGGCGGGTTTTTCAGGCGCGGCACGACCACGAGGCGTTTGACCTCGCCGCGCTTGAAGGCGGCAAGGAAGCGGCGGTAGTCCTTGAACGAAACGCATCCATTGGAATCGCCACGCTTGCCGAGCATGTAGGTGTGGGCGAGCAGGCCGACGCGACCGTGGATCTTCTGCGGGCCGCCGACGGGATGGAGGCGGATCGCCTCGACGCCGTGGAACAGCGCTTCGCGCATGGCGAGGTCATAGGTGTGCGGCGGGGTTGGGCCGCGCATTTTCTTGTCGGCGTAGCGCGGCTTGTCGCGCATGCCGCCGAGGCCGGAATGGGCTTCGAGCTTTTCGCCGTTCGGCAGATAGACGATGCTGGCCTCGATATCGTAGATCGCCACCCCATTGCGGGCGCTCGGCATCAAGGCCGGCTTGGCGAATGCCGGCATCTCCTCGTCGTCATCTTCCGTTCGCGCATAGGCAAGAGCCGGTCCGGCTTCGGGCGCGTCGATCTTCGGCTTGCCGGGGCGTGCCATCGGAAGCGGAATATCGGTGCCAGGCGCCAGAACGAGGCCGAAAGGCTCGTCGGACGTAGCCGTTTCGGCAGAGGCGGTTTCGACAGGAGCAACGGCCGGTATGGGCCGGGCGGAAGGAAGCGTTGCCGCAAGCGCGAGGCTTGACGCCGGTTCAACCGGCTTGGCGGAGGCGGTCCGGATCGAATAATCAGCTGCCGGAAGGGTCGCATGCGCGGTAACCGCCACAACAGGTGCGGCGCTTGCAAGCACCAGCGCCTGCTGCTTCAGCGCTGCGGCCATCGCCGCGCTGTTGTTGCGCATGGCAAGCAGTGACAGGCCGCGGCGCTGCAAGAGGGCGACCATATCCTTCGAGGATTTCGGCGAGAGTTCGGCAACCATGCGGTCCGAAACCGTCGTCTTGCCCGGAAGGCGCGAGAACTTGCCGACGCGGATCAGCGGGTGCGCAGGCGTGCCAACATGTGCAACCGGCTTTCGGACGATCGCGACATCGGCGATCGTCGCAGCTGCGGGTTGCGGCAAGGCGGAGGTGTGCATAGCCGCGACAGAGGCAATCGTCCAGGCCGACAAAGTGACCGCGATACCAATTGCAGCAATTCCGGATATCAGCCGGAGGGGTTTGGCTGAGCGAAAAAAAGCCCAGCCGAAAGGGTTGACGCTTTCATGCGCCTCAACAGCAAACGCCATACTACTCGGTTTCCCAACGCGTCACATTACCGGCGGCTTACGCGGAACGCCCTCGCCGGAGCCGGTAATGAAGCAAGAGGGCCAAAATGAGGCCCGATGCGACTTGCCGACTACCGAGAAGCATGACGCACTATGGTAACTAATTCCTTTACGGGATTATCTGGCTGGCCGAAATGGCCCGGTTTGCCGGTTTTCGCGATGCGGGAACAATGAAGCTGGCGCCGTCGCCAGCGAGCCTCATCGCCTTTGAATGAACGCGTTTGCCTTGCAAGGCGTGCCTTTATGTCCGCTCCATGACGTAGCTGCCCGGTGCTTCCTCGATAGCGTTGAGCGCCGTGCCGCCGGGTTTGCGCGCGGGCACGCGTTCAGCGTCCTTGGCTTCGATCCAAGCGTGCCAGTGCGGCCACCAGGAGCCGGGGTTTTCCTCGGCTTTGGCAAGCCAGGTATCGTAATCGCCCCTGGTTGGGCCGCCGGTCCAGAACTGGTATTTCTTCTTGTCGGGCGGGTTGACGACGCCGGCGATATGGCCGGAGCCGGCCAGCACGAAATCGACTTTTCCGCCGAAGAACTGGCTGCCGAGGAAGACCGAATTCGCAGGAGCGATATGGTCTTCGCGTGTCGCCAGATTGTAGACCGGGATCTTCACGTCT
It includes:
- a CDS encoding alpha/beta hydrolase family protein, yielding MPVGLAKGLCLDANRTNWDGSGPRPLSWAAWYPADDGAIETPVSDASWFWLKPVARDAALKPAARPHPLVLLSHGTGGVAAGLEWLAHRLAQQGFVALAVNHHGHTGAEPHRPEGFLCLWERASDISAMLDDRSWRTQLGGMISAHACVAGFSAGAYTAMLLMGARVAYSQFESANPIKSPHRGPREFPNLADHISPLLERSAVFRESWSRRSKDYSDPRFDAALVLAPGRSVLGFSAESLKRIAKPVRIVGGDADTIAPAQECCSWLHSLLPGAGLDILKGGVDHYIFMPEPTPQGRKLAPDIFTDADGIDRRSIHDEVASIAARFFGSVV
- a CDS encoding DUF2778 domain-containing protein yields the protein MAFAVEAHESVNPFGWAFFRSAKPLRLISGIAAIGIAVTLSAWTIASVAAMHTSALPQPAAATIADVAIVRKPVAHVGTPAHPLIRVGKFSRLPGKTTVSDRMVAELSPKSSKDMVALLQRRGLSLLAMRNNSAAMAAALKQQALVLASAAPVVAVTAHATLPAADYSIRTASAKPVEPASSLALAATLPSARPIPAVAPVETASAETATSDEPFGLVLAPGTDIPLPMARPGKPKIDAPEAGPALAYARTEDDDEEMPAFAKPALMPSARNGVAIYDIEASIVYLPNGEKLEAHSGLGGMRDKPRYADKKMRGPTPPHTYDLAMREALFHGVEAIRLHPVGGPQKIHGRVGLLAHTYMLGKRGDSNGCVSFKDYRRFLAAFKRGEVKRLVVVPRLKNPPSPRPSLASLFSKRS